In the Gasterosteus aculeatus chromosome X, fGasAcu3.hap1.1, whole genome shotgun sequence genome, one interval contains:
- the LOC120809061 gene encoding sodium/nucleoside cotransporter 1: MQTPWSILWFSAQRLPAGLEGRTMTETDGVSLNNVTHVRGNGSDNTAFELGDDFISVSGNNKRQAENARKGLSSYLSLVSKPITAAEDYIKGHSQAFKLFVLGLLGAGYVGYFIAACVLDFQRAIALVVLTSLAIAAKSYELLKEHRGESISQCFRPAVTFLKSNFKWFKWVFILAAVGLLVLWLVLDTSRRPEQLISFGGVCMFVVLVFLLSAHRTAVTWRPVFWGLGMQFCIGLFIIRTQPGLIAFEWLGKQVQTFLEYTQAGSGFVFGNLINDIFAFQALPIVVFFSSVMSILYYLGIMQWLILKISWCMQITMGTSPTETLSVAGNIFVGQTEAPLLIRPYLKNMTKSEIHAVMTGGFATIAGSVMGAFISFGIDASSLISASVMAAPCALAISKLSYPETEESPFKDEKNIKVAAGDEQNILEAASSGASASIGLVANIAANLIAFLAILEFINASFGWFGGMVGYPSITFQMICSYVFMPVAFMMGIPYGESFTVAELIGTKLFLNEFVAYQKLSGLKVNRVNGLDEIFEGKRQWISVRSEIITTYALCGFANLSSLGIMIGGLSSICPSRRGDISSMVLRAMITATCVSLINACIAGILYVPLTDCVELFKTSVAFNATDENIGTCCKDLFQNTVNNGTVYFEGPWSVVANATLYFSKCCQCCGLSDVAVCN; this comes from the exons atgcAAACCCCATGGAGCATCT TGTGGTTTTCAGCACAGCGTCTGCCGGCTGGGTTGGAAGGACGCACAATGA CGGAAACCGACGGAGTCTCGCTCAACAACGTAACCCACGTGCGTGGAAATGGATCGGACAACACGGCTTTTGAACTAGGG GATGACTTCATTTCCGTTTCTGGCAATAACAAAAGGCAGGCTGAAAACGCTCGAAAGGGACTGAGCTCATACCTAAG CCTTGTTTCCAAGCCGATTACTGCCGCAGAGGATTACATCAAGGGTCACTCACAAGCTTTCAAACTATTTGTGCTGGGCCTACTTGGAGCAG GTTATGTGGGCTACTTTATTGCAGCCTGTGTTTTGGATTTCCAGAGGGCCATCGCTCTCGTGGTCCTAACCAGTTTGGCCATTGCTGCTAAATCGTATGAACTCCTGAAGGAGCACAGAGGAGAGAGCATCAGTCAGTGTTTCAGACCCGcagttacatttttaaaatctaaCTTCAAATGGTTCAAATG GGTTTTCATTTTAGCAGCTGTGGGCCTGCTTGTTCTTTGGCTCGTCTTAGACACGAGCCGGCGTCCTGAGCAGCTGATCTCGTTCGGAGGGGTGTGCATGTTTGTCGTGCTTGTGTTCCTCCTGTCAGCACACAGGACAGCG GTGACATGGAGGCCTGTGTTTTGGGGCCTCGGAATGCAGTTCTGTATCGGCCTTTTCATTATTCGCACACAGCCTGGACTCATTGCATTCGAATGGCTTGGAAAACAAGTACAG ACATTCCTCGAGTACACCCAGGCGGGGTcaggttttgtttttgggaACCTGATCAACGACATATTTGCCTTTCAA GCGTTGCCCATTGTTGTGTTCTTCAGCAGCGTGATGTCAATCCTTTACTATCTGGGCATAATGCAGTGGCTCATTCTGAAG ATCTCATGGTGCATGCAGATAACGATGGGAACCTCTCCCACAGAGACCTTGAGTGTGGCAGGCAATATATTTGTTGGGCAG ACCGAAGCGCCGCTGCTGATCCGCCcgtatttaaaaaacatgacCAAATCTGAGATCCATGCTGTCATGACTGGTGGATTTGCCACAATTGCAGGCAGTGTCATGGGAGCATTCATCTCATTTGGG ATTGATGCATCGTCCTTGATATCAGCTTCTGTAATGGCTGCTCCTTGTGCTTTGGCCATCTCCAAACTTTCTTAcccagagacagaggagagTCCTTTCAAGGATGAAAAGAATATCAAAGTGGCGGCTGG AGATGAACAGAACATCCTGGAGGCTGCTAGCAGTGGAGCCTCTGCTTCCATAGGTCTTGTTGCTAACATTGCTGCAAATTTGATCGCCTTTCTTGCCATTCTGGAGTTCATAAATGCCTCTTTCGGTTGGTTTGGCGGTATGGTGGGCTATCCTTCAATTACATTTCAG ATGATTTGCTCTTATGTATTCATGCCCGTGGCCTTTATGATGGGAATACCCTATGGGGAGAGTTTCACAGTGGCTGAACTAATAGGCACAAAGCTCTTCCTTAATGAATTTGTGGCTTATCAAAAACTATCCGGACTGAAGGTCAACAGAGTCAATGGTCTTGATGAAATTTTCGAAGGGAAAAGACAATGGATATCT gtcAGGTCAGAAATAATCACCACTTATGCTCTTTGTGGGTTTGCCAACTTGAGCTCGCTGGGTATCATGATTGGAGGCTTGT CCTCTATATGCCCATCCAGAAGAGGCGATATCTCGTCGATGGTGTTGAGAGCTATGATCACTGCCACTTGTGTTTCTCTCATCAACGCTTGCATTGCAG GGATCCTCTACGTTCCTCTTACTGACTGTGTGGAGCTGTTCAAGACATCTGTGGCTTTCAATGCCACAGATGAAAATATTGGGACTTGCTGTAAAGACCTCTTTCAAAA CACTGTAAACAATGGGACCGTCTACTTCGAAGGGCCTTGGAGCGTGGTAGCAAACGCCACTTTGTATTTCTCTAAATGTTGTCAATGCTGTGGTCTTTCTGATGTTGCGGTTTGTAATTAG